A section of the Streptomyces sp. NBC_00178 genome encodes:
- a CDS encoding ATP-grasp domain-containing protein, which yields MPQELPKNVFVIGLDDANLPTLEAVPDADSYRFHRLLGIDELQEGEVSVPVLMDRARAVLDAHDGSIDAIVGYWDFPVSTLVPMLGKEYGVRTTSLESVVKCEHKYWSRLEQQKVIDEYPSFGRVDLDTDDPKPPEGVNFPMWLKPALAYSSELAYGVSDMAEFRTAVDRIREGIGRVGKPFDSVLELLELPPEMQGVGGQVCLAEETMTGIQVAVEGYVHEGEVTVYGVLDSINYPASPCFLRHQYPSALPAPVIRKLHDVSERTMRQIGMESATFSIEYFYDPKTADIALLEINPRHSQSHAELFDYVDGAPNHHRMLSLALGNDPTLTGARGPYAVAAKWYYRWFGDGKVHEVPTPERIAAIEAEIPGVRIDVVPEEGQKLSTVSQQDSYSYEVAHIFTGGDDEDDIRRKFDRCVAALGLTFDETEPGERGRKTR from the coding sequence GTGCCCCAGGAGCTGCCCAAGAACGTCTTCGTCATCGGCCTCGACGACGCGAACCTTCCAACACTGGAAGCCGTCCCGGACGCCGACTCGTACAGGTTCCACCGCCTGTTGGGCATCGACGAACTCCAGGAGGGCGAGGTCTCCGTGCCCGTGCTGATGGACCGCGCCCGCGCCGTCCTCGACGCGCACGACGGCAGCATCGACGCGATAGTCGGTTACTGGGACTTCCCGGTGAGCACCCTCGTCCCGATGCTCGGCAAGGAGTACGGCGTGCGTACGACGAGCCTGGAGTCCGTGGTCAAGTGCGAGCACAAGTACTGGAGCCGGCTCGAACAGCAGAAGGTCATCGACGAGTACCCCAGCTTCGGCCGGGTGGACCTGGACACCGACGACCCGAAGCCGCCGGAGGGCGTGAACTTCCCCATGTGGCTCAAGCCCGCCCTGGCCTACTCGTCCGAACTGGCCTACGGGGTGTCGGACATGGCCGAGTTCAGAACCGCGGTCGACCGGATCCGCGAGGGCATCGGCCGGGTCGGCAAGCCCTTCGACTCCGTGCTCGAACTGCTCGAACTTCCGCCGGAGATGCAGGGAGTGGGAGGCCAGGTCTGTCTGGCCGAGGAGACCATGACCGGCATCCAGGTCGCCGTCGAGGGCTACGTCCACGAGGGCGAGGTCACCGTCTACGGCGTGCTGGACTCGATCAACTACCCGGCGTCACCCTGCTTCCTGCGCCACCAGTACCCGAGCGCCCTCCCGGCCCCGGTCATCCGGAAGCTGCACGACGTCAGCGAGCGGACGATGCGTCAGATCGGCATGGAGTCAGCCACCTTCAGCATCGAGTACTTCTACGACCCGAAGACCGCCGACATCGCCCTGCTGGAGATCAACCCCCGGCACTCGCAGTCCCACGCCGAACTCTTCGACTACGTCGACGGAGCCCCGAACCATCACCGCATGCTCAGCCTCGCCCTCGGCAACGACCCCACGCTGACCGGCGCCCGGGGTCCGTACGCGGTGGCCGCCAAGTGGTACTACCGCTGGTTCGGCGACGGGAAGGTCCACGAGGTGCCCACGCCGGAGCGCATCGCCGCGATCGAGGCGGAGATACCCGGGGTGCGCATCGACGTGGTGCCCGAGGAGGGGCAGAAGCTCTCCACCGTCTCCCAGCAGGACAGTTACAGCTACGAGGTCGCCCACATCTTCACCGGGGGCGACGACGAGGACGACATCCGCCGCAAGTTCGACCGGTGCGTGGCCGCCCTCGGGCTCACCTTCGACGAGACGGAGCCGGGGGAGCGCGGCAGGAAGACCCGGTGA